One window from the genome of Pseudonocardia hierapolitana encodes:
- a CDS encoding inositol monophosphatase family protein, which produces MNRDLDALLDVAVGLAHRAGRLQLERRAALVVQGAKAHANDLVSDVDLASEQLLVDGLLRACPDDGLLGEEGTSRAGTTGWSWVIDPLDGTRNYISGTGPWSVSIALQEGDSTRLGVVHDPVAGETFTAVAAHPPRLGGHAVTARRATRLTEALAGVSYNPSPATKQRIGPVLATLLPRVGDVRRLPAALELAYLAVGRLDVGVVIGTHPWDVAAGLFLASQAGLVLTGPDGEATPELTICAAPQLWDDFAAVLAETDLLS; this is translated from the coding sequence GTGAACCGCGATCTGGACGCGTTGCTGGACGTCGCCGTCGGCCTGGCCCACCGGGCGGGGCGGCTGCAGCTCGAGCGCCGGGCCGCGCTCGTCGTCCAGGGCGCCAAGGCCCACGCCAACGACCTGGTCTCCGACGTCGACCTCGCGAGTGAGCAGCTGCTCGTCGACGGCCTGCTGCGGGCGTGCCCCGATGACGGGCTGCTCGGCGAGGAAGGCACGTCCCGGGCGGGGACCACCGGGTGGAGCTGGGTCATCGACCCGCTCGACGGCACCCGCAACTACATCTCGGGCACCGGGCCGTGGTCCGTCTCGATCGCCCTGCAGGAGGGCGACAGCACACGGCTCGGCGTCGTGCACGACCCGGTTGCGGGCGAGACGTTCACCGCGGTGGCCGCGCATCCGCCCCGGCTCGGCGGGCACGCGGTCACCGCGAGGCGCGCCACCCGCTTGACCGAGGCCCTCGCAGGAGTCAGCTACAACCCCTCCCCTGCCACGAAACAACGGATCGGCCCGGTCCTCGCCACGCTCCTGCCGCGCGTCGGCGACGTCCGGAGGCTGCCCGCTGCCCTCGAGCTCGCCTACCTCGCCGTCGGGCGCCTCGACGTCGGCGTCGTCATCGGCACGCACCCGTGGGACGTCGCCGCCGGACTGTTCCTCGCCTCCCAGGCCGGCCTCGTCCTCACCGGTCCGGACGGGGAAGCGACGCCGGAGCTGACCATCTGCGCCGCACCGCAACTGTGGGACGACTTCGCCGCGGTGCTGGCCGAGACCGATCTGCTGTCCTGA
- a CDS encoding FadR/GntR family transcriptional regulator produces the protein MKEQHVLVAELVSFLLSRDYGPNERAPSERELAERFQAGRPQVREALSVLEALRLIERRPKSGIYLTPESASIETLRLFAEVGIPLSRDEVGQIIEVHRIQELEAIRLACRRHSAENIAELRACLGDWEEAIASDGPFAELDRVFHCGLVKATQNTVLLRLVNIFYLMTQRRREFFFRGLDRRKQSFTEHQKIFEAVVERDEERAVALLDAHLQGADSYWQDLIGR, from the coding sequence GTGAAGGAACAGCACGTGCTGGTGGCGGAGCTCGTCTCGTTCCTGCTCTCGCGCGACTACGGCCCCAACGAGCGCGCGCCGTCCGAGCGGGAGCTCGCAGAACGGTTCCAGGCCGGCCGACCGCAGGTCCGCGAAGCCCTGTCGGTCCTCGAGGCGCTCCGGCTGATCGAGCGCCGGCCGAAGTCCGGCATCTACCTGACGCCCGAGTCGGCCAGCATCGAGACGCTGCGGCTGTTCGCGGAGGTCGGCATCCCGCTCTCGCGCGACGAGGTCGGCCAGATCATCGAGGTGCACCGCATCCAGGAACTGGAGGCCATCCGGCTCGCGTGCCGCCGGCACAGCGCGGAGAACATCGCCGAGCTGCGCGCCTGCCTCGGCGACTGGGAGGAGGCGATCGCGAGCGACGGCCCGTTCGCCGAGCTGGACCGGGTCTTCCACTGCGGACTGGTCAAGGCCACCCAGAACACGGTGCTCCTGCGGCTGGTCAACATCTTCTACCTCATGACGCAGCGGCGCCGGGAGTTCTTCTTCCGCGGCCTCGACCGCCGCAAGCAGTCGTTCACCGAGCACCAGAAGATCTTCGAGGCGGTCGTCGAGCGCGACGAGGAGCGCGCGGTGGCGCTGCTCGACGCCCACCTGCAGGGCGCGGACAGCTACTGGCAGGACCTGATCGGCCGCTGA
- a CDS encoding amidohydrolase family protein, with amino-acid sequence MYSKDGENYFIVDAHIALWDARPQNQRNIHGKQFIDCFYDYHRNLSPDSEVWPYEEYLHQGADRLVHDLFEVGYVDHAIFQPAFLGEFYRNGFGQTEEASALAKAHPEKLTYNHFWDPRNGEEGLKQLREDAARFGLKGVKLYTAEWYGQSRGWKLDDPWSYRYLEAAQELGIRNIHIHKGPTIRPLDRDAFDVADVDKVATDFPEMNFVIEHCGLPRLEDFCWIATQEPNVHAGLAVAIPFIHTRPKYFAQIIGELLYWLDEDRIQFSSDYALWTPRWLIEKFVDFQIPEDMTEYAPLTTAQKKKILGLNAAAMYDIPVPAELQLPRAEPQAVAVA; translated from the coding sequence ATGTACTCGAAGGACGGCGAGAACTACTTCATCGTGGACGCGCACATCGCGCTCTGGGACGCGCGTCCGCAGAACCAGCGCAACATCCACGGCAAGCAGTTCATCGACTGCTTCTACGACTACCACCGCAACCTCAGCCCCGACTCCGAGGTGTGGCCCTACGAGGAGTACCTCCACCAGGGCGCCGACCGGCTCGTGCACGATCTGTTCGAGGTCGGGTACGTCGACCACGCGATCTTCCAGCCGGCCTTCCTCGGCGAGTTCTACCGGAACGGATTCGGCCAGACCGAGGAGGCGTCGGCGCTCGCGAAGGCGCACCCGGAGAAGCTGACCTACAACCACTTCTGGGATCCCCGCAATGGCGAGGAGGGCCTGAAGCAGCTCCGCGAGGACGCGGCGCGGTTCGGGCTCAAGGGCGTGAAGCTCTACACCGCCGAGTGGTACGGCCAGTCCCGCGGCTGGAAGCTCGACGACCCGTGGTCGTACCGCTACCTGGAGGCGGCGCAGGAGCTGGGCATCCGCAACATCCACATCCACAAGGGCCCGACGATCCGCCCGCTGGACCGCGACGCGTTCGACGTCGCCGACGTCGACAAGGTCGCCACCGACTTCCCGGAGATGAACTTCGTCATCGAGCACTGCGGCCTGCCGCGGCTCGAGGACTTCTGCTGGATCGCCACCCAGGAGCCCAACGTGCACGCCGGCCTGGCCGTGGCGATCCCGTTCATCCACACCCGCCCGAAGTACTTCGCGCAGATCATCGGCGAGCTCCTGTACTGGCTCGACGAGGACCGCATCCAGTTCTCCAGCGACTACGCGCTCTGGACGCCGCGCTGGCTGATCGAGAAGTTCGTCGACTTCCAGATCCCCGAGGACATGACCGAGTACGCGCCGCTCACCACCGCGCAGAAGAAGAAGATCCTCGGACTGAACGCCGCCGCGATGTACGACATCCCGGTTCCCGCCGAGCTGCAGCTCCCCCGCGCGGAGCCGCAGGCCGTGGCGGTGGCCTGA
- a CDS encoding RraA family protein — translation MSDALDPSVLDALKKYDAPTLSNAIELFDVRPRDEGYMSHDIRCQFPDLGVMVGYAATATMRARGASEGYSPDALAAHVQAVPGPRIVVVQDLDERPAHGALWGEVMATTFTALGCLGTVTDGSVRDLDEAHAIGFRFFAPAVTVSHGYARVEGVGEPVRVGGITVRPGDLLHADKHGVLLIPHEIAAELPAAADRIIAAEQELIGWIRSPEFDPEQLPERRATMKAAFTQASERSR, via the coding sequence ATGTCCGATGCGCTCGACCCGTCCGTGCTCGATGCGCTCAAGAAGTACGACGCTCCGACCCTGTCCAACGCGATCGAGCTGTTCGACGTCCGCCCTCGCGACGAGGGCTACATGAGCCACGACATCCGGTGCCAGTTCCCCGATCTCGGCGTCATGGTGGGCTACGCGGCCACCGCGACGATGCGGGCGCGCGGCGCGAGCGAGGGGTACTCGCCCGACGCACTGGCCGCACACGTGCAGGCGGTCCCGGGACCGCGGATCGTGGTCGTCCAGGACCTCGACGAGCGGCCCGCGCACGGCGCCCTGTGGGGCGAGGTCATGGCCACGACGTTCACCGCCCTCGGCTGCCTCGGAACGGTCACCGACGGCTCGGTGCGCGACCTGGACGAGGCGCACGCGATCGGCTTCCGCTTCTTCGCCCCCGCCGTCACCGTGTCGCACGGCTACGCCCGGGTGGAGGGCGTGGGTGAGCCGGTGCGGGTCGGCGGCATCACGGTGCGGCCCGGCGACCTGCTGCACGCCGACAAGCACGGGGTGCTGCTGATCCCGCACGAGATCGCCGCCGAGCTGCCTGCCGCGGCCGACCGCATCATCGCCGCCGAGCAGGAGCTCATCGGCTGGATCCGGTCGCCGGAGTTCGATCCGGAGCAGCTGCCCGAGCGCCGCGCGACGATGAAGGCGGCTTTCACACAGGCGTCCGAGCGTTCTCGCTGA
- a CDS encoding GAF domain-containing protein produces MDGEAQLAERELIARERGGAVPVSSRLTASWRRSAGYGVSLDAVNPVFAGQVDDGSLFFECGQEVLRGLHATLADEPVSLMLTDSAGLVLSRMCNDTTLLRALDRVYLAPGFAFSEREAGTNGLGLALADRAPSLVRADEHYCTGLWGYTCAAVPVADLATGQLLGSVNLTTWSRQADNLLLALAQMAAGHTAALVQARSRGARPRPAPRGEVFRVAPAEPDEPSPALSAAWRDPLDTVVAALQAGRGVAVVGEPGAGKAALLAAAHRRVRPHDRLLTARPPAPGDSESWLALWTPELGKESTSVVVGRVDTLSSWAAAELAAILERVGRRAFALTAEDPAAIPAALQQLVDEVVEVPPLRYRPDDVLPLARWFARRARGRDVRFSPDAARALTTYHWPGNATQLQRVVREAVTRGDVVDPRHLPAEVFSGATRRLTRIETIERDEIVRCLVEPGTTVGRAAAELGMSRATIYRKIAQYGIRIPGRG; encoded by the coding sequence GTGGACGGAGAGGCGCAGCTCGCCGAGCGCGAGCTCATCGCGCGGGAGCGCGGCGGAGCGGTCCCGGTCTCGTCGCGGCTCACCGCGTCCTGGCGCCGCAGCGCGGGCTACGGGGTGTCCCTGGACGCGGTGAACCCGGTCTTCGCCGGCCAGGTCGACGACGGCTCGCTCTTCTTCGAGTGCGGGCAGGAGGTGTTGCGCGGGCTGCACGCCACGCTCGCCGACGAGCCCGTGAGCCTGATGCTCACCGACAGCGCGGGCCTGGTGCTGAGCCGGATGTGCAACGACACGACCCTGCTGCGGGCCCTCGACCGCGTGTACCTCGCGCCCGGCTTCGCGTTCTCCGAGCGGGAGGCAGGCACCAACGGGCTGGGCCTCGCCCTCGCCGACCGCGCGCCGTCACTCGTGCGGGCCGACGAGCACTACTGCACCGGCCTGTGGGGCTACACCTGCGCCGCGGTGCCGGTGGCGGACCTGGCGACCGGACAGCTGCTCGGCAGCGTGAACCTCACGACGTGGTCGCGGCAGGCGGACAACCTGCTGCTCGCGCTCGCCCAGATGGCGGCGGGCCACACCGCTGCCCTGGTGCAGGCCCGCTCGCGCGGCGCCCGGCCGCGGCCGGCTCCCCGCGGTGAGGTGTTCCGGGTCGCCCCGGCCGAGCCGGACGAGCCCTCGCCCGCCCTGTCCGCGGCCTGGCGGGACCCCCTGGACACGGTCGTGGCGGCGTTGCAGGCGGGGCGCGGCGTCGCGGTCGTCGGCGAGCCGGGCGCCGGTAAGGCGGCCCTGCTCGCCGCGGCCCACCGCCGGGTCCGCCCGCACGACCGGCTGCTGACCGCCCGTCCGCCCGCCCCCGGTGACTCCGAGTCCTGGCTCGCCCTGTGGACGCCCGAGCTGGGCAAGGAGAGCACGAGCGTGGTCGTCGGCCGCGTCGACACGCTCTCCTCCTGGGCCGCCGCGGAGCTCGCCGCGATCCTCGAGCGGGTCGGGCGGCGCGCCTTCGCCCTCACCGCCGAGGACCCGGCCGCCATCCCGGCCGCGCTGCAGCAGCTCGTGGACGAGGTGGTCGAGGTGCCCCCGCTGCGCTACCGGCCCGACGACGTGCTGCCGCTCGCGCGCTGGTTCGCCCGCCGCGCCCGGGGTCGCGACGTCCGGTTCTCCCCCGACGCCGCCCGGGCGCTGACGACCTACCACTGGCCGGGCAACGCGACGCAGCTGCAGCGCGTCGTCCGCGAGGCGGTGACCCGCGGTGACGTGGTCGACCCCCGCCACCTCCCGGCCGAGGTGTTCAGCGGCGCCACCCGCCGCCTCACCCGGATCGAGACGATCGAGCGCGACGAGATCGTGCGCTGCCTGGTCGAGCCGGGCACCACCGTGGGCCGGGCGGCCGCCGAGCTGGGCATGAGCCGGGCGACGATCTACCGCAAGATCGCGCAGTACGGCATCCGGATCCCCGGCCGCGGCTGA
- a CDS encoding iron-sulfur cluster assembly protein: protein MPTPEQDALRALGTVVDPELDEPITDLGFVRSLDVDGDRVTVHLRLPTSFCSPNFAYLMASDAKDALVSLHWTRRVTVELDDHHDSDLINRGLAADAGYRGTFTHEAEESLDELRETFRRKAHTAAMERVLTRLMRADPHRTEADLHRVTIGDLPADDATAALLRRRAAIGLGHDPVLPVLVDSDGTPYRPDEVPLRLRMARSTRISLEGNAHFCRGLLATRYDLEETAS, encoded by the coding sequence ATGCCCACCCCCGAACAGGACGCGCTCCGGGCGCTCGGCACGGTCGTCGACCCGGAGCTGGACGAGCCGATCACCGACCTCGGCTTCGTCCGCTCGCTCGATGTCGACGGCGACCGCGTCACGGTGCACCTGCGCCTGCCCACGTCCTTCTGCTCGCCGAACTTCGCCTACCTCATGGCCTCGGACGCCAAGGACGCGCTCGTGTCGCTGCACTGGACCCGCCGGGTCACGGTGGAGCTGGACGACCACCACGACTCCGACCTGATCAACCGCGGACTGGCCGCCGACGCGGGCTACCGGGGCACGTTCACCCACGAGGCCGAGGAGAGCCTGGACGAGCTGCGCGAGACGTTCCGGCGCAAGGCGCACACCGCTGCGATGGAGCGGGTGCTGACCCGGCTCATGCGGGCCGACCCCCATCGGACGGAGGCCGACCTGCACCGGGTGACGATCGGCGACCTCCCCGCCGACGACGCGACCGCGGCGCTGCTGCGCCGGCGCGCGGCCATCGGACTGGGGCACGACCCCGTCCTCCCGGTCCTGGTCGACTCCGATGGGACCCCTTACCGGCCCGACGAGGTGCCGCTGCGGCTGCGGATGGCCCGGTCCACCCGGATCTCGCTCGAGGGCAACGCCCACTTCTGCCGTGGCCTGCTGGCCACCCGCTACGACCTGGAGGAGACAGCATCGTGA
- a CDS encoding NAD(P)-dependent alcohol dehydrogenase, protein MKAVQVVGYHRDLEMTDVAEPTVVEPFDVIVKIGGAGVCRTDLHILEGQWEEKSGVALPYTIGHENAGWVHAVGSAVTNVREGDKVIVHPLITCGLCRACRSGDDVHCTQSQFPGIDTNGGYAEYLRTSARSVVKLDDSLEPAAVAALADAGLTAYHAAAKAARRLGPRDTCVVIGAGGLGHIGIQVLKALTPARIVVLDRNPEAVKLAESIGADEGVVADGGHVDHVLGLTDGAGAEVVVDFVGEGGSTSEGLRMTRQAGDYHVVGYGENVDVPTIELISGEKNIVGNLVGSYNDLCDLMELAARGLVTLHTARYRLDDFQQAIDDLAAGRVRGRAILVP, encoded by the coding sequence GTGAAGGCCGTGCAGGTGGTCGGGTACCACCGCGACCTCGAGATGACCGACGTGGCCGAGCCGACCGTCGTCGAGCCGTTCGACGTGATCGTGAAGATCGGCGGTGCCGGGGTGTGCCGCACGGACCTGCACATCCTCGAGGGGCAGTGGGAGGAGAAGTCCGGCGTCGCGCTGCCCTACACGATCGGGCACGAGAACGCCGGCTGGGTGCACGCCGTCGGGAGCGCGGTGACCAACGTGCGCGAGGGCGACAAGGTCATCGTGCACCCGCTGATCACCTGCGGGCTGTGCCGCGCCTGCCGCTCCGGCGACGACGTGCACTGCACGCAGTCGCAGTTCCCGGGCATTGACACGAACGGCGGATACGCCGAGTACCTGCGGACCTCCGCCCGCAGCGTCGTCAAGCTCGACGACTCCCTGGAGCCGGCCGCCGTCGCCGCCCTCGCCGACGCGGGCCTCACCGCGTACCACGCGGCGGCCAAGGCGGCCCGGCGGCTCGGTCCGCGCGACACCTGCGTCGTGATCGGCGCCGGCGGTCTGGGGCACATCGGCATCCAGGTGCTCAAGGCCCTGACACCGGCGCGGATCGTGGTCCTGGACCGCAACCCGGAGGCGGTGAAACTGGCCGAGTCGATCGGGGCGGACGAGGGCGTGGTGGCCGACGGCGGGCACGTCGACCACGTCCTCGGGCTCACCGACGGCGCGGGCGCCGAGGTCGTGGTCGACTTCGTCGGCGAGGGCGGCAGCACCTCCGAGGGCCTGCGGATGACCAGGCAGGCAGGTGACTACCACGTGGTCGGCTACGGAGAGAACGTCGACGTCCCGACGATCGAGCTGATCTCCGGTGAGAAGAACATCGTGGGCAACCTGGTCGGCAGCTACAACGACCTGTGCGACCTCATGGAGCTCGCCGCTCGGGGCCTGGTCACGCTGCACACCGCGCGGTACCGGCTGGACGACTTCCAGCAGGCGATCGACGATCTCGCGGCCGGCCGGGTCCGCGGACGCGCGATCCTCGTGCCCTGA
- a CDS encoding PucR family transcriptional regulator: MGNVPIELLGDYLPLLAEAAVSGRKPDAVELDAVGLLGRRAAELGVSAGSVVQLYLSAAQQLWQHLPAVVRSRDSEVVRTAAAAVLHVVDEAVARLVEAYTDARRQMVRWEETLRREFIEDLLRGDADVGRLVERAEPFGLDMTRQHQVALAAPAGRLTETEATISSLERAVVHWAGDRDVLVATKDGWIVAITPADTDVPGARTGPKTLGDLLLKELEHSRGGPWRVTVGRPYLGSYGIARSYEEAREGLTMAVRLRLDSPLIQAEQLLIYRVLLRDQPAIADLVQSVLGQLVRARGGAEPLLTTLDAYFATGSVTTETARRLHLSVRAVTYRLDRIKTLTGYDPTDPAQRFTIHAAVLGARLLGWPERDFTVDR, encoded by the coding sequence GTGGGGAACGTTCCGATCGAGCTCCTCGGCGACTACCTCCCGCTCCTCGCCGAGGCCGCGGTGTCCGGTCGAAAGCCCGATGCCGTCGAGCTCGATGCCGTGGGGCTTCTGGGTCGGCGGGCCGCGGAGCTGGGAGTCTCGGCAGGCAGCGTCGTACAGCTCTACCTGTCGGCAGCGCAGCAGCTGTGGCAGCACCTTCCCGCGGTCGTCCGCTCCCGCGACAGCGAGGTCGTGCGTACCGCGGCCGCCGCCGTGCTGCACGTGGTCGACGAGGCCGTCGCGCGCCTGGTCGAGGCGTACACCGACGCCCGCCGGCAGATGGTGCGGTGGGAGGAGACCCTGCGACGCGAGTTCATCGAGGACCTCCTGCGCGGTGACGCCGACGTCGGCCGGCTCGTGGAGCGCGCAGAGCCCTTCGGCCTCGACATGACCCGTCAGCACCAGGTCGCGCTGGCCGCACCGGCGGGCCGGCTCACCGAGACCGAAGCGACGATCAGCTCACTCGAGCGCGCCGTTGTGCACTGGGCGGGCGACCGCGACGTCCTGGTCGCCACGAAGGACGGCTGGATCGTTGCCATCACCCCGGCCGACACGGACGTTCCCGGGGCGCGAACCGGGCCGAAGACGCTCGGCGATCTCCTGCTCAAGGAGCTCGAGCACTCCCGCGGAGGGCCGTGGCGGGTCACCGTCGGTCGCCCCTATCTCGGGTCCTACGGGATTGCCCGGTCCTACGAGGAAGCCCGCGAGGGCCTCACGATGGCCGTGCGATTGCGCCTCGACAGCCCGCTGATCCAGGCCGAGCAACTGCTCATCTACCGGGTGCTGCTCCGCGACCAGCCCGCGATCGCCGACCTGGTCCAGTCCGTACTGGGCCAGCTGGTGCGTGCGCGCGGCGGGGCCGAACCCCTTCTCACGACCCTCGACGCCTACTTCGCCACGGGCAGCGTCACCACGGAGACGGCGCGCCGACTGCACTTGTCCGTCCGCGCCGTCACCTACCGCCTCGACCGGATCAAGACCCTCACCGGATACGACCCCACCGACCCGGCGCAACGTTTCACCATCCACGCCGCGGTGCTCGGGGCGAGGCTGCTCGGCTGGCCGGAGCGTGACTTCACGGTGGACCGCTAG
- a CDS encoding enolase C-terminal domain-like protein, with protein MKIAAVRCVEYSGTLDHPGAFWEERLIRPVDIYPQFQAEGPWFLPRAGSGSYRMTSVFVHIETDVGVTGTAGPITREQAHVIETGFAPLLMSQDPLATEYLWDVMYRHAVHGRKGVEMLAISALDCALWDLKGRHLGVPVYVLLGGPTRDSIPAYASALGYSLELDRARERAAEIAGQGFTATKWFPRHGPTDGKAGMAANVALVAALREAVGPDVDIMVDAWMSWDVPYTLQMVDRLAEYAPRWIEEPVLPDKPQSYAEITRRMRTGILVSGAEHEYTRWGIHQLMAAGAMHIYQPDTYWAGGISEMLKIAALASAYDVQLIPHGHSVPANTHFSFAQPVTLTPMVEYLLKWNVIHQWFLAHPVHPVDGKVTPPTEPGLGMDLDVNKIESKRELTFA; from the coding sequence GTGAAGATCGCAGCCGTTCGCTGCGTGGAGTACAGCGGGACCCTCGATCACCCGGGCGCGTTCTGGGAGGAGCGCCTGATCCGCCCGGTCGACATCTATCCGCAGTTCCAGGCCGAGGGACCGTGGTTCCTGCCGCGGGCCGGCTCCGGCTCCTACCGCATGACCTCGGTGTTCGTGCACATCGAGACCGACGTGGGCGTCACCGGCACGGCAGGCCCGATCACGCGCGAGCAGGCCCACGTCATCGAGACGGGTTTCGCGCCGCTGCTGATGAGCCAGGACCCGCTCGCCACGGAGTACCTGTGGGACGTCATGTACCGCCACGCGGTGCACGGCCGCAAGGGCGTGGAGATGCTGGCGATCAGCGCGCTCGACTGCGCGCTGTGGGACCTCAAGGGCCGCCACCTCGGCGTCCCGGTGTACGTGCTGCTCGGCGGGCCGACCAGGGACTCCATCCCCGCGTACGCCTCGGCACTCGGCTACTCGCTCGAACTGGACAGAGCCCGCGAGCGGGCCGCCGAGATCGCGGGGCAGGGGTTCACCGCCACCAAGTGGTTCCCCCGGCACGGGCCGACCGACGGCAAGGCCGGGATGGCGGCGAACGTCGCGCTCGTCGCGGCGCTGCGCGAGGCCGTCGGGCCCGACGTCGACATCATGGTCGACGCCTGGATGTCCTGGGACGTGCCGTACACGCTGCAGATGGTCGACCGCCTGGCCGAGTACGCGCCGCGGTGGATCGAGGAGCCGGTGCTGCCGGACAAGCCGCAGTCCTACGCCGAGATCACCCGCCGGATGCGCACCGGGATCCTGGTGTCCGGCGCCGAGCACGAGTACACGCGCTGGGGCATCCACCAGCTCATGGCCGCGGGCGCCATGCACATCTACCAGCCCGACACGTACTGGGCGGGCGGCATCAGCGAGATGCTCAAGATCGCGGCGCTGGCGAGCGCGTACGACGTGCAGCTGATCCCGCACGGCCACTCGGTGCCCGCCAACACGCACTTCAGCTTCGCCCAGCCGGTGACGCTCACGCCGATGGTGGAGTACCTGCTGAAGTGGAACGTCATCCACCAGTGGTTCCTCGCCCACCCCGTCCACCCGGTGGACGGGAAGGTGACACCGCCGACGGAGCCCGGCCTGGGCATGGACCTGGACGTGAACAAGATCGAGAGCAAGCGGGAGCTGACCTTCGCGTGA